The following DNA comes from Fusarium verticillioides 7600 chromosome 9, whole genome shotgun sequence.
GCAGAGTTGGCACCTTGTGCTAAGTAGGGGAGCATTGGATGACAGGCATCACCACTGGAAGCAAGATGTTAGCAGGATCCCTGGTATGACGACGTAGATTAAATACGTACACGAAGACGAAATTCGAATCATCGTTGATCCACGAATCTAGTTCTTCTCCTACATAATCTGTCAGCTCCGGCGATAGGAACATGAATACGTAACTTACTGTGCATCAGTTTCCACTTGTCGACCTTATCAACCTGACCGAGAAATCTTGCCAGAATTGGATCCCAATCGTTGAACAACTCTCGCATCTCCTCCACCGAGCCAGCCTGCCGACTGACGTCCGATGGGAGATCATCcggaacaagaagaacaacattATACATCTGCCCGCCACGCAAGGAATATCCAACAGCATGAGCGCCTGGACCGATCCAGAAGTGCACGGTTGGACGTTCGACCCACTCCCGCAGCTCAGGATCGTCAATATCCTTCGCGTCCAGTACAACGCGGTAAGCCAGATCTCCAGTAGGCATGGGCTTATCCTCACTGCCGAGAAACTTGGAACGGCATTTAGACCAGAGTCCATCCGCCGCAACAATGAGGTCCCCAGTGTACTTGGCCCCAGCCTCGGTGGTGACCTCGGGAATGCTAAAGTCAATGTCCTTCACCCTATCGCCAAGCTTGAACTTGACGCCCAGTTCTTTAGCCTTGTCGTAGAGAGCGAGCTGGAGGTCTACGCGGTGGAGGTCGATGAACGGGGCGCCGTACTTCTTGCGGATATGCTTGTGGAAATCGGGCTCTATAGCAAGCGTTCGGCCGGAATATCGATGGACGACGAGTGACGTAGGTTCGGCGGCTGATTTCCAGAGTCTGTCGGGGAGGTTCCATTTTTGGAGGATGCGGGTACAATTGGGGGTGACTTGTAGGCCAGCACCGACCTAGATAGTGTGTCAGCCTTCGACTTGGCTATCATGTGTGATTGAGGGGATGTATACCTCGAGTAGTTCTTTTGCGGACTCTAGGACAGTGACATTGTGGCCTGAAAGAGAAATGGAGATCGCTGCGGCAAGACCCGCAAGGCCAGCGCCGACAACAATTACATCCAAGTGGACATCATCACTGGTTTGGTTGGGTTGCTGTCAAAACAGGACGATTAGCTGGATCGACACGCCAAGTGCTTCAGTGACTTACAATTGAACTTGGCATTTTGAAGAAATATGATCGTTAACTATAGGTCTCGTGATAGAAAAGAAATGAAGAACAAGCAACTAGCTTTGCCGCGATGCTACATATATGAAAATGACCCTCGGAATGTTGTCGATGTAGGGTAGCTCATTCGTAGCTCCCTCGGAACAACCGAGGTCACATTGGCCATGTCCGGCTTTTCCGCAgctcgagagtcttgatacTAGCCATGTTCGGTTTAGACAAAAACCTTGTCAGCCAATCAAACCTCCGAGACAAGATCCAGATCATTTTCGCCCAGCTCGTCGTTCGCGTTACCCCAGATTTGCCTCCGAGCTCGAAAATTCCGTTCATCTGGGGTCTCCGCACTCTTCGACATTCTGGGGACTTATGCATGTTCACTAATTTACAGATTCTGGTATTCGCGAGATGGATGAATCAACAGACTCTCAAGCTCCCCGGGCGAACAGGCCTGCAGCGCAGCGTCCAAGACGGCCACGAGCTGCACGCGCGTGCGATCTCTGTCGGTCCAAGAAGTACAAGTGCGATGAATCTTATCCATGTTCATATTGCCAAAGTCAGTGTCTAAACTTCAAATGTCGCGATAAGAAGTTGTGACTGACTGTTTGAAGGCCGCAATGTCGAATGCGTGTACAAAGGCCAGGACATGTCGCGCATGCGCATGACATCAAGGTACATCAACCTACAGTATTTCAGTTCTGCTCTTGGCTCACTGTCGCGACGATAGCTATGTAAGACAATTGGAAGAGCAGGTCAAAAGCCTCTCCAGCATTGTGGAGAACTATGAGAAGGCAGCGACCGATGGGCCAAGTAATAGTCCCGATGGGATCGCGATGAATGCTTCCTCGTTACCCATAGCCCAGCATTCAACAGTGATGGAAGCGTTTCCTACACCGAATAGTATTTCTTCATGGCATACGAGAGAACAAGAGGTCTCTGGCATGAACACTCACACAAGAGATGTCGAGTTCTACGGAAGTTCTTCATCCGTGGCTCTTCTGTCGCATGTTCGGCGAACAGGGGAGGAGgacaacgatgatgacgacgcGGGTGCCCTTCTATCCTCATTGCATAATCCTCACTTTGATCCAAGTGAATCACGAGATACCCAGCGAGGGAGAAAGAGCACTGAAGAATCTGATCAGTCACCATGGTATCTACAATGCCGCAGCTTCATAGacggcttcttctccgcgATCCACTACATCCACCCGATCTTGGACAAGACTTCGTTCGTGCATCGCTGCGAGTACTTGTGGGCGGGCGAAGGACcggagaacaagaggatTACGAGCTTTGTGGCTTTATACTATAGCATCTTATCCATTGGCGCACTGGTTGGGACGAGAGAGGACGAGCTTATTGATGGGATGACGAATCTAGCCTGGAGCCGGAAGTTCTTTGATCGAGCTAAGGATTGCTGTAATAGGCTGGGGATGGTGACTGACCTAGACATGGTCCAGTGCTATTTTATTCTGGTAGGTTGCACGGTGACGCTCAGCTGGAAGCAACTAACGATTACAGGCCAAAGTCTGCCAGAACGAACTACATCCACACCGTCAGTCAGCTATACATGCCTGGGATTAATATCTACTAACCTCTATTAGTGTCATACATGTATGTTGGCCTTGCCATAAGAACAGCCCTGGCAATGGGAATAAATCGTGAGCCGGGACCCAATAGCAAGAAACCTCCAGCTGTACTGAGAGCAGAGACACGGACATGGTGGTATGTCAAGGCGTTCCTCGAGTGTTGCAAATTATAGAGATCAGTTGCTAACCTTTCTCGCTAGGGGACTTTACTCCTTAGAGACGTGAGTATCTCCAACCTGCAGTTAATCTGTTGTCGCTGATCTGACACTCTGAAAGTGAAATGTCTTTCGCAATGGGCAGACCAGATACTCTAGGAGCAGATCTATATCATAACCGACGATTCCCACGCATAAGTAACGGCGAGATCGAAACAGGGATGAATTCTGAGATGTCCGAGCACCCTTGTTGCGCCATCATCGAACACATGGTGCATTTCTCCAAGATCACGAGAAACATCTGCCTGAGCATTTACCTGCCTGAAACTACTATACCAATGATGGTCGCTATGGCGGGCCAAATCGAAAGAGATCTGGAGGCGTGGACACAAAAGCTTCCCGAAGCGATACGGCCAATGGGATCGTCTACTCAGGTACCGTCTTTGAGAGGCGCCAGGGATGTTCAGTGGGTGAAACGACAGAGACTTGTTCTCAATTTGCGTATGTGCTGCCTGATGCGATTCCGAAATGTAATGCTAATGAGGGCTGCAGGATATCATAACCTGAGAATACTTCTCTTCGGGTCCTTTCTCTTGAGGTCAACAGCGCAGGAGAGGGCGACTATGAGTGACACAAAAATAGGCATTCAAAAGTGTCTCGAATCAGCAAAGCAAACGATTGAAACCATCTATCATACATATCAGCACAGTGACTTCTTCCGAACATGGTACGTATCACTACCCTTACCAAAGGCGACTCATCTAACAAGTCAAAAGGTTCTACAACACAACATACACAGTATTTGCCGCGAGCATAATACTGGTATACATGACCCAAGACGCAGTCGAGAGCGAAATGCAACCGTTACTTCGTCTGGTCGACATGGCGATCGAGATTCTTATGATTATGGACGAGTGCGTTGTCGCTCTGCAAGCGGCAAAGCTGTTACAAGGAGCAAGGGAAAAGGCGACACAGAAGTCGTCTCAGTTCGATAACGCCGCGAATCCAGGGACGTCTTGGCCTGATGGGATGGTCTACCTGAATCACTACTGGGGACCACTGAATCTGCTGGATGGGGAACTGGATCAGAGCCTCGACATGTCGTCTATAGACTTTGATGCCGCGAGCTTGTTTATGTCTATGCCTCATTAGTCTAGGAAGAATATGACGTCACGACAAGGAACATAAGAAGCAAGTCAAGGTGACAGTATATAATAGCTATGTGGTAGCAGAAGTAGAACAGGTCTTCCAGCGTTGACGTTCTAGTGGGTGGTCAAGTAACGAATATAGATCGTAGGACAACACTAAAAGCCGTGAACATTGCTGTCCTTGGTCCATCTTCTGAACGTCTTGCCATAGAAGTAGAATACCGCACCCAAACCACACCAGAGAACTGTAAGACCCATGTTGGTCATGAAAACAGGGATGAATCTGCTCAAGCTGTTAGTAGCGTACGTTGAGAGAATTGTGTAGAAGGATAACTTGCCCTGACTTGATAGTCCATGGTGTGACGAACTTGCCCATACCATATCCCCACAAACTCTTGTTGACTGTAATAGCAACAAAGAGTGATCCTGTGACTGGCTTGTAGCAATCCACTGCGTATGTACTGGCAATACTAGGAAGGGCAGCGACCTGGATGCCAGCTGATGAGTAGCCAAGTACGGCAATGACAGGCCACGGCCAATGTCTTTCGTATCCGATCGAGGTGATCGCATTTCCGAAGATCATTATGATGATATAAGGGATCATTGCAGGGAGACGCATTTCTGGTTCTCGGATGCCGCCGTTTCGTGTCGTTGCTTTTGCGGAGACCCAATCGCTGAAGGGGCCTGCTGTGACGAGTCCGATCAAAGCGCCGACGAGAatggagaagttgaggaatCCTATAATTATTAGCGTCCGTCATTTGCTGGGTTGCTCTGGAGACTTACCGATGGACTGAGAGCTCATGTTATATGGAGGAGCTGCAAACACCTGAGACTGCGTGAGGTTAAGAATCAGGAAGTTACTGCAACTCCAGCTGACAACAAAAGACGCAAAGAGGACAATAGGATAGACAAAGAGTCTCCATGGGGTCCAAATATCGAGAAGGATATTTTGAAGAGGTGCTGAGTTGGGCTGGAACAGTCGCCACTGCAGCTTTGAAGGAGTTCCTTTGCCCAAATGCGCATCTGCAGCAGGCTCGCCCTGGGCTTCAGGTGTACCAACAGTCTTCTCAGTATCAGCATGAGAATGAGACGGCTTGTCCTGAGTTGTATCAACAATCTCATTAACTCCACGCTCAGCCTCAATCGAGTCGATGCGCGTCCACTTCGTCTCAggaaagccaaagacgccAAGCACGATAGACAGTGCAGTAACAGCAACGTTAAGCCACCAGAAGTTCTGCCATCCGGTGCGGTCTGCCATGGGACCGGCGATG
Coding sequences within:
- a CDS encoding salicylate hydroxylase produces the protein MPSSIQPNQTSDDVHLDVIVVGAGLAGLAAAISISLSGHNVTVLESAKELLEVGAGLQVTPNCTRILQKWNLPDRLWKSAAEPTSLVVHRYSGRTLAIEPDFHKHIRKKYGAPFIDLHRVDLQLALYDKAKELGVKFKLGDRVKDIDFSIPEVTTEAGAKYTGDLIVAADGLWSKCRSKFLGSEDKPMPTGDLAYRVVLDAKDIDDPELREWVERPTVHFWIGPGAHAVGYSLRGGQMYNVVLLVPDDLPSDVSRQAGSVEEMRELFNDWDPILARFLGQVDKVDKWKLMHREELDSWINDDSNFVFVGDACHPMLPYLAQGANSAVEDGAVLGLLLGHVKSKHQLPQALSMYERLRKSRGEAIVRETFKQRESFHMPDGPDQEARDQTFLSQLGAEELKGPFPSRWTCPQVQPWLYGYDAFEVVEDAVKRNPFTK